In Carassius gibelio isolate Cgi1373 ecotype wild population from Czech Republic chromosome B20, carGib1.2-hapl.c, whole genome shotgun sequence, the following are encoded in one genomic region:
- the LOC127983817 gene encoding interferon regulatory factor 4: MCSDEERSMAGGSGNGKLRQWLIEQVDTGKYPGLVWENEEKSIFRIPWKHAGKQDYNRDEDAALFKAWALFKGKHREGIDKPDPPTWKTRLRCALNKSNDFEEIVERSQLDISDPYKVYRIVPEGSKKGSRSLEDSQSNSSSPSYPIHPPYAPAPSQVCNYLSPADRGWRDYSTLSEIPYSQSPYTSRWEPGYQFSGSFYSCNASDPQPSPFTLDTSMRSAEAVALSDYRLHVVVFYRETLVREVTVNSPEGCQLGPSREGQAYSSPGAPELVELPHAEGASLERGVILWMAPDGLYARRRCPCRVYWEGAHAPPTDKPNKLEREQNCKLLDTHLFITELQSYALHTRPAPCSQVLLFFEDESTDAQRPRRTFTVQVEPLFARQLLFLSHPSSMNYIRSHELSHLPTEHTLSPTQDYHRVITHLPNSTPQN; the protein is encoded by the exons ATGTGTTCTGATGAAGAGCGCTCGATGGCGGGGGGCTCCGGTAACGGAAAGTTGCGTCAGTGGCTGATAGAGCAGGTGGACACCGGAAAATACCCTGGACTCGTGTGGGAGAACGAGGAGAAGAGTATCTTTCGGATTCCGTGGAAGCATGCGGGCAAACAGGACTACAACAGGGACGAGGATGCTGCGCTCTTCAAG GCTTGGGCCCTATTCAAAGGCAAGCACCGGGAGGGTATTGACAAACCTGACCCACCAACTTGGAAAACACGTCTTCGATGTGCTCTTAACAAGAGCAACGACTTTGAGGAGATTGTGGAGCGCAGTCAGCTTGATATATCAGACCCCTATAAAGTGTATAGGATTGTTCCAGAAGGATCCAAAAAAG GATCCAGATCCCTTGAAGATTCACAGTCCAATTCAAGCTCACCCAGTTATCCAATACACCCGCCTTATGCACCAGCACCATCTCAG GTGTGCAACTATCTTTCTCCAGCAGACAGAGGATGGAGGGATTACTCAACCCTGTCTGAGATCCCTTACAGCCAGAGCCCCTACACTTCACGCTGGGAACCTG GGTACCAGTTCAGTGGCTCTTTCTACAGTTGCAATGCATCTGATCCACAGCCATCACCCTTCACCCTGGACACCAGCATGAGATCTGCTGAGGCAGTGGCCCTCTCGG ATTACCGCCTACATGTGGTGGTGTTTTACCGGGAAACTCTGGTGCGAGAGGTAACAGTGAATAGTCCAGAAGGGTGTCAGCTGGGCCCTAGCAGAGAGGGACAGGCCTACTCTTCTCCTGGGGCCCCAGAGCTGGTTGAACTCCCTCATGCTGAAGGGGCATCTCTGGAGCGTGGCGTTATACTCTGGATGGCCCCTGACGGGCTCTACGCTCGCCGCCGCTGCCCCTGCAGGGTGTACTGGGAGGGAGCTCATGCACCACCTACCGACAAGCCCAACAAGCTGGAGAGAGAACAGAACTGCAAACTGCTGGACACTCATCTGTTCATAACAG AGTTGCAGAGTTACGCCCTGCACACTCGTCCTGCACCATGTTCTCAAGTCCTGCTATTCTTTGAGGATGAGAGCACCGATGCTCAAAGACCAAGAAGGACTTTCACAGTGCAG GTTGAGCCACTGTTTGCTCGTCAGCTTCTTTTCCTCAGTCATCCCAGCAGCATGAACTACATCCGCAGCCATGAGCTTTCACACCTGCCCACTGAACACACCCTCTCCCCGACCCAAGACTACCACAGAGTCATCACGCATCTCCCTAACAGCACCCCTCAAAATTGA
- the LOC127984460 gene encoding adenosine 5'-monophosphoramidase HINT3 — MTGEKCDSDVKQDSSDDGRDETCIFCKIANRDDPFTEILAEDEDIVCFQDIDPAAPHHYLVIPKKHIHSCLSLQTDDIHLVKKMADMGREVLKAKNVTNFEDISLGFHVPPYITVPHLHLHVLAPFSQVFKWVRFKYTSFWYLTEEKLLQKLRGIKKKKRLGM, encoded by the exons ATGACTGGAGAAAAGTGTGACTCTGATGTAAAGCAGGATTCTTCTGACGACGGCAGAGATGAGACTTGTATTTTCTGTAAAATCGCGAACAGAGACGATCCATTTACTGAGATTTTGGCGGAA GATGAGGACATTGTTTGTTTCCAGGACATTGATCCAGCTGCACCTCATCACTACCTGGTTATACCCAAGAAACATATCCATAGCTGTTTGTCCCTCCAAACCGATGATATACATCTTG TGAAGAAGATGGCAGATATGGGAAGAGAGGTACTGAAAGCCAAGAATGTCACCAATTTTGAAGACATCAG TCTAGGTTTCCATGTGCCTCCATATATCACTGTGCCCCACCTGCACCTCCATGTTCTAGCACCTTTTAGTCAGGTGTTTAAATGGGTGAGATTCAAGTACACATCCTTCTGGTACCTCACT GAGGAGAAGCTGCTTCAGAAACTGAggggaataaaaaagaaaaaaagattgggCATGTAA